One Pygocentrus nattereri isolate fPygNat1 chromosome 12, fPygNat1.pri, whole genome shotgun sequence DNA window includes the following coding sequences:
- the LOC108413710 gene encoding cytochrome P450 3A30-like isoform X4, with amino-acid sequence MGYFWFFSAETWALLLLFTSLLVLYGYWPHGYFKRIGVSGPKPLPFIGTMLEYKKGFQFFDLECYKKYGRIWGIYDGRQPVLCIMEKDILKTILIKECYSFFTNRRNFRLNGPLYDAVSIVEDDDWRRIRSVLSPSFTSGRLKEMFGIMKTHSRNLVENLEKTSKRGEAADVKEFFGPYSMDVVTSTAFSVDIDSLNNPNDPFVTNIKKMLKFDFLNPLFLIVALFPFVTPLLEKMDFAFFPPAVTDFFYASLQKIKSERVAKDNKKRVDFLQLMIDSQKSEKSKEDRKDSWNGLNDHEILSQSMIFIFAGYETSSSTLSFFFHNIATNPETMKKLQEEIDQTFPNKAPVQYDAVMNMEYLDAALNESLRLYPVGARLERVCKKTVEINGLTIPKDTVVVIPVYPLHRDPEYWPDPETFNPER; translated from the exons ATGGGCTACTTCTGGTTCTTCTCTGCTGAAACGTGGGCGCTCCTGCTGCTGTTTACAAGCCTTTTGGTTCT ATATGGATATTGGCCCCATGGTTACTTTAAAAGGATCGGAGTTTCTGGCCCTAAACCTTTACCCTTCATTGGGACCATGTTAGAATATAAGAAG GGATTCCAATTTTTTGATTTGGAGTGCTACAAGAAGTACGGGAGAATTTGGGG TATATATGATGGTCGACAGCCTGTCCTGTGCATCATGGAGAAAGACATCCTGAAGACCATCCTGATCAAAGAGTGCTACTCCTTCTTCACCAACAGACGA AATTTCCGTCTGAACGGTCCTCTGTATGACGCTGTGTCCATCGTGGAGGACGACGACTGGAGGAGAATCCGCAGCGTTCTCTCTCCGTCCTTCACCAGCGGACGACTGAAGGAG ATGTTTGGCATCATGAAGACGCACTCTCGCAATTTAGTGGAAAATCTAGAGAAGACATCGAAGCGAGGAGAAGCAGCAGATGTTAAAGA gtTCTTTGGACCGTACAGTATGGATGTGGTGACTAGTACAGCATTTAGTGTTGATATTGATTCTCTAAACAACCCCAACGACCCGTTTGTAACCAACATCAAGAAGATGCTCAAATTTGACTTCCTCAACCCTCTTTTCCTCATTGTTG cactgtTCCCCTTTGTCACACCACTGCTGGAGAAAATGGACTTTGCCTTTTTCCCACCAGCAGTGACTGACTTCTTTTACGCTTCTCTGCAGAAGATCAAGTCAGAACGTGTTGCCAAGGACAATAAG AAGCGAGTGGATTTTTTGCAGCTGATGATAGATTCTCAGAAATCAGAAAAATCAAAGGAGGACAGAAAAGACTCTTGGAATG GTCTGAATGATCATGAGATCCTGTCCCAATCAATGATCTTCATCTTTGCTGGTTATGAGACGAGTAGTAGCACGCTGTCCTTCTTCTTTCATAACATAGCCACCAACCCAGAGACCATGAAGAAGCTTCAAGAAGAGATCGACCAAACCTTCCCCAATAAG GCTCCAGTTCAGTACGATGCAGTGATGAATATGGAATATCTGGACGCTGCTCTGAATGAATCGCTCAGGTTGTACCCTGTTGGTGCTCGGCTTGAAAGAGTCTGCAAGAAAACAGTGGAGATTAACGGCCTGACCATCCCCAAGGACACCGTTGTTGTTATTCCTGTCTATCCTCTCCATAGAGACCCAGAATACTGGCCTGACCCCGAAACCTTCAACCCCGAGAGGTAG
- the LOC108413710 gene encoding cytochrome P450 3A30-like isoform X1: MGYFWFFSAETWALLLLFTSLLVLYGYWPHGYFKRIGVSGPKPLPFIGTMLEYKKGFQFFDLECYKKYGRIWGIYDGRQPVLCIMEKDILKTILIKECYSFFTNRRNFRLNGPLYDAVSIVEDDDWRRIRSVLSPSFTSGRLKEMFGIMKTHSRNLVENLEKTSKRGEAADVKEFFGPYSMDVVTSTAFSVDIDSLNNPNDPFVTNIKKMLKFDFLNPLFLIVALFPFVTPLLEKMDFAFFPPAVTDFFYASLQKIKSERVAKDNKKRVDFLQLMIDSQKSEKSKEDRKDSWNGLNDHEILSQSMIFIFAGYETSSSTLSFFFHNIATNPETMKKLQEEIDQTFPNKAPVQYDAVMNMEYLDAALNESLRLYPVGARLERVCKKTVEINGLTIPKDTVVVIPVYPLHRDPEYWPDPETFNPERFTKENKESIDPYMYMPFGAGPRNCIGMRFALVSIKLAIVEILQRFDINICDETKVPLELGITGLLAPKDPIKLKFTPRKVSHSEDLCNNNHSSS; encoded by the exons ATGGGCTACTTCTGGTTCTTCTCTGCTGAAACGTGGGCGCTCCTGCTGCTGTTTACAAGCCTTTTGGTTCT ATATGGATATTGGCCCCATGGTTACTTTAAAAGGATCGGAGTTTCTGGCCCTAAACCTTTACCCTTCATTGGGACCATGTTAGAATATAAGAAG GGATTCCAATTTTTTGATTTGGAGTGCTACAAGAAGTACGGGAGAATTTGGGG TATATATGATGGTCGACAGCCTGTCCTGTGCATCATGGAGAAAGACATCCTGAAGACCATCCTGATCAAAGAGTGCTACTCCTTCTTCACCAACAGACGA AATTTCCGTCTGAACGGTCCTCTGTATGACGCTGTGTCCATCGTGGAGGACGACGACTGGAGGAGAATCCGCAGCGTTCTCTCTCCGTCCTTCACCAGCGGACGACTGAAGGAG ATGTTTGGCATCATGAAGACGCACTCTCGCAATTTAGTGGAAAATCTAGAGAAGACATCGAAGCGAGGAGAAGCAGCAGATGTTAAAGA gtTCTTTGGACCGTACAGTATGGATGTGGTGACTAGTACAGCATTTAGTGTTGATATTGATTCTCTAAACAACCCCAACGACCCGTTTGTAACCAACATCAAGAAGATGCTCAAATTTGACTTCCTCAACCCTCTTTTCCTCATTGTTG cactgtTCCCCTTTGTCACACCACTGCTGGAGAAAATGGACTTTGCCTTTTTCCCACCAGCAGTGACTGACTTCTTTTACGCTTCTCTGCAGAAGATCAAGTCAGAACGTGTTGCCAAGGACAATAAG AAGCGAGTGGATTTTTTGCAGCTGATGATAGATTCTCAGAAATCAGAAAAATCAAAGGAGGACAGAAAAGACTCTTGGAATG GTCTGAATGATCATGAGATCCTGTCCCAATCAATGATCTTCATCTTTGCTGGTTATGAGACGAGTAGTAGCACGCTGTCCTTCTTCTTTCATAACATAGCCACCAACCCAGAGACCATGAAGAAGCTTCAAGAAGAGATCGACCAAACCTTCCCCAATAAG GCTCCAGTTCAGTACGATGCAGTGATGAATATGGAATATCTGGACGCTGCTCTGAATGAATCGCTCAGGTTGTACCCTGTTGGTGCTCGGCTTGAAAGAGTCTGCAAGAAAACAGTGGAGATTAACGGCCTGACCATCCCCAAGGACACCGTTGTTGTTATTCCTGTCTATCCTCTCCATAGAGACCCAGAATACTGGCCTGACCCCGAAACCTTCAACCCCGAGAG GTTCACTAAGGAGAATAAGGAGAGTATAGACCCCTACATGTACATGCCTTTTGGTGCAGGACCCAGGAACTGTATTGGAATGAGATTTGCTCTTGTGTCCATTAAGCTGGCCATCGTAGAGATATTGCAGAGATTCGACATCAACATTTGTGATGAGACGAAG GTTCCTCTCGAGCTGGGCATCACTGGACTGCTGGCTCCCAAGGACCCCATCAAACTCAAATTCACCCCCCGAAAAGTGTCCCACTCAGAAGACCTCTGCAACAACAACCATTCTAGTTCATAG